A stretch of Lactuca sativa cultivar Salinas chromosome 6, Lsat_Salinas_v11, whole genome shotgun sequence DNA encodes these proteins:
- the LOC111914156 gene encoding UDP-glycosyltransferase 85C2, translating to METMAKTEKKPHVIFIPLPAQSHVKAMLKLAQLLHHKGLQITFINTEFIHKRLLKSGGVHSLDGSNGFQFASIPDSIPRSSEDDDGLEHLLHCVETHFLTPFLDLATKLSSPPTLIISDGFMSVFTIDAAKKLGIPVMLYWTLAACGFMGFYQTKSLMEKGLTPLKDESYLTNGFLETIVDWIPGMKRIQLKHLPTNIRTTDPTDKLFTFSMEATQNAHKVSYNIIHTFDTLETSLVDALSSMIPHVYTVGPVQLLLNQIPAKERQAQMSNFNGYSLWKEETECLQWLESKELNSVIYVNYGSSTVMSLQDLIEFGWGLANSNHYFLWIIRSDVVVGESAVLPPEFEEVIKKRGFIGSWCPQEKVLEHPSIGGFLTHGGWGSTIESLSAGVPMICWPYLWDQLTNCRYICKEWEVGMEMEKEVKREEVSKLVKELMGDGGHMMRKKALEWKEKALLATAPNGSSTLNVNNLVEEIIMLSRN from the exons ATGGAGACAATGGCCAAAACTGAGAAGAAGCCTCATGTCATCTTTATCCCACTTCCAGCACAAAGCCACGTTAAGGCGATGCTCAAACTAGCGCAGCTTCTTCACCACAAGGGACTCCAAATAACATTCATTAACACAGAGTTCATCCACAAGCGTTTGCTCAAGTCTGGTGGTGTCCACAGTCTCGATGGATCAAATGGTTTCCAATTTGCATCCATTCCTGACAGCATTCCTCGTAGTTCTGAAGATGACGATGGTCTAGAACATCTCCTTCATTGTGTTGAAACCCACTTCCTGACTCCTTTTCTTGATCTTGCAACCAAACTCTCATCTCCTCCAACTCTTATCATCTCTGATGGCTTCATGTCGGTTTTCACCATTGATGCTGCAAAAAAGTTGGGAATCCCGGTCATGCTCTACTGGACGCTTGCAGCTTGTGGCTTCATGGGTTTTTACCAGACCAAATCTCTCATGGAGAAAGGACTTACACCACTTAAAG ATGAAAGTTACCTGACAAATGGATTTTTAGAAACCATTGTTGATTGGATCCCGGGAATGAAAAGAATCCAGCTTAAGCATTTACCGACCAATATCCGGACAACAGACCCTACAGACAAACTGTTTACGTTTTCTATGGAAGCTACACAAAATGCCCACAAAGTCTCATACAATATTATTCACACGTTTGACACATTGGAGACTAGTCTTGTGGATGCTCTTTCGTCCATGATTCCTCATGTTTACACGGTTGGTCCAGTGCAGTTACTTCTTAATCAGATTCCGGCAAAGGAAAGACAAGCTCAAATGTCGAATTTTAATGGATACAGCTTATGGAAAGAAGAAACAGAGTGTTTGCAATGGCTCGAATCCAAGGAATTAAACTCTGTGATTTATGTGAACTATGGGAGTTCAACAGTAATGTCTTTACAAGATCTTATAGAATTTGGTTGGGGACTTGCTAATAGCAACCACTATTTCCTTTGGATAATTAGATCGGATGTGGTTGTTGGAGAATCCGCAGTTTTGCCTCCTGAGTTTGAGGAGGTTATTAAAAAGAGAGGTTTTATAGGAAGCTGGTGTCCACAAGAAAAGGTGCTGGAGCACCCTTCCATTGGAGGGTTCTTGACACACGGTGGTTGGGGTTCCACCATCGAGAGCTTGTCCGCTGGTGTACCAATGATATGTTGGCCTTATTTGTGGGACCAACTGACTAATTGTAGGTATATATGCAAGGAATGGGAAGTTGGGATGGAGATGGAGAAGGAGGTGAAAAGGGAGGAAGTTAGTAAGCTTGTAAAGGAGTTGATGGGAGACGGAGGTCACATGATGAGGAAGAAAGCATTGGAGTGGAAGGAAAAGGCTCTTCTGGCAACCGCTCCCAATGGTTCATCGACCTTGAACGTGAACAACCTTGTCGAGGAAATCATTATGTTGTCAAGAAACTAA